A single window of Plasmodium reichenowi strain SY57 chromosome 14, whole genome shotgun sequence DNA harbors:
- a CDS encoding exported protein (hyp17): MQRTYKCNVENNQKMNNTFKSSVNKCFKMIRTECIIRKRIILYYVSVNVLFFLCFIFIFSRFSSGHFYEKWKNKPNIKSICGRRLNRSLYEFQISNNSKYFNVYANNQNIQIDNYNNVIDYLDDYCQNNVLNNSKSMNNIYNEIINTKCNVLLRKQRVLYEEKKDVSKEGDSETLGDIRNKLKTRTEKTNRNIYANVYESGIYVPIGGNIDNLNTKENELNLPNNAEHENQSNIPTNTNDAREINRTESAVKPKVINFTHSGFNNKRIVEYEVVPKIITTTDEGKVRINRVEYELRAKYEKSKNYDVNNNDRETNDISSKMETKNEPTIKNSNVTNDVKKEDTNITKQSRVNSNSSNINGVKSNVTTKETQSEKPCNNNQTKQATNPFIEDDVSDKKHKIQDNNKGLNATTNKTNVKTKLEDNTKQMNQGTNPFVEDDVSDKKDKFQDSNKGLNATTNKTNVKNKLGDNTKQTNQGTNPFIDEEELEELLRREREEKNKNEKKQNGENNQNKKRNPGVQNKTNKENKTNSQNKTSNQNKTSSQNKTSGQNKTSSQNKTSNQNKTSSQNKQNKANSQNKQNMTNNLDSKNAKNEKDIPNKLDSPNVKNKQNISNKLDSQNLPNKQNMPNKLVNENKETTQNNKNVNAKKSDIGTNGKSNIEKSKDKQLTTKNNDENKNSVKSSKFKDALLEVTKDIENGISSDMLNKNQNGKQLKSESLKKNELENKNTKNMDGSKNVFEKENDLKTESKRNLNISQESGLDYTDEYNGEFNKEYDSYSDIGSTTMEYDEYYNESYNSDDYDDNYVGNPMKLFTSDIMNNYGNIKSGLKHNTNKIAKTVLKGIDDEESSVKEKNENKNKKKKDKIVIDKDDTSDNVSLNSTDPELYYNNDDYYGNGSYYDSDMYSNSDDSESGDDNPITVLASEIVDACGNIKGGALKVKDMITEGGPQLLDLTANVVGTKTKDGFNKVKEIVTKKCGLDVESDIDLETETNPLKWHQVIRNKYRKLHFGWKLFLNIGPPAALGIIGILVATVGSGGGLSALAFVPMAAILFFQVYRLTKKHYYNKKKVGIKKLL; this comes from the exons atgcAACGTACTTATAAATGTAATGTAGAAAATAATCAAAAGATGaataatacatttaaatCATCTGTTaataaatgttttaaaatGATAAGAACTGAGTGCATTATACGGAAgagaataatattatattatgtgtctgttaatgttttattttttctttgttttatttttatattttcaagATTTAGCAGT gGCCATTTTTATGAGAAATGGAAAAATAAGCCTAACATAAAAAGCATATGTGGTAGAAGACTTAATAGATCCTTGTATGAATTCCAAATAAGtaataattcaaaatattttaatgtttatgcaaataatcaaaatatacaaattgataattataataatgtgaTAGATTATTTGGATGATTATTGCCAAAATAATGTTTTAAATAACTCCAAATCgatgaataatatatataatgaaataataaatacaaaatgCAATGTCCTATTAAGAAAACAAAGAGTActatatgaagaaaaaaaagatgtTTCAAAAGAAGGTGATTCAGAAACGTTAGGAGATATTCgtaataaattaaaaacaaGAACAGAAAAAActaatagaaatatatatgcaaATGTATATGAAAGTGGGATATATGTACCAATAGGAGGaaatatagataatttaaataccaaagaaaatgaattaaatCTACCAAATAACGCAGAGCATGAAAACCAATCAAACATTCCTACAAATACAAATGATGCACGTGAAATAAATAGAACTGAGTCTGCTGTAAAACCTAAAGTTATTAATTTCACACATAGTGGATTCAATAATAAACGTATAGTTGAATATGAGGTAGTTCctaaaattattacaacTACAGATGAAGGGAAGGTAAGAATTAACAGAGTTGAATATGAATTAAGAGcaaaatatgaaaaatcaaaaaattatgatgtaaataataatgatagaGAAACAAATGATATATCATCTAAAATGgaaacaaaaaatgaaccaacaataaaaaattcaaatgTTACAAACGATGTGAAAAAAGAGGACACGAATATTACAAAACAAAGTAGAGTAAATAGTAATAGTAGTAATATTAATGGTGTCAAATCAAACGTTACTACTAAAGAAACTCAATCAGAAAAACcatgtaataataatcaaacGAAACAAGCCACTAATCCATTTATAGAAGATGATGTATCAGATAAGAAACATAAGATTcaagataataataaaggaTTAAACGCTACAACTAATAAAACTAATGTTAAAACTAAATTAGAAGATAATACAAAACAAATGAATCAAGGTACTAATCCGTTTGTAGAAGATGATGTGTCAGATAAGAAAGATAAATTTCAAGATAGTAATAAAGGATTAAACGCTACAACTAATAAAACTaatgttaaaaataaattagGAGATAATACAAAACAAACGAATCAAGGTACTAATCCATTTATAGATGAAGAGGAATTAGAAGAGCTACTTAGACGTGAAAGagaagaaaagaataaaaatgaaaaaaaacaaaatggagagaataatcaaaataaaaaaaggaatcCAGGTGttcaaaataaaacaaataaagaaaataaaacaaatagtcaaaataaaacaagtaatcaaaataaaacaagtagtcaaaataaaacaagtggtcaaaataaaacaagtagtcaaaataaaacaagtaatcaaaataaaacaagtagtcaaaataaacaaaataaagCAAATAGCcaaaataaacaaaatatgaCAAATAATTTAGATAGTAAAAATgcaaaaaatgaaaaagatattCCGAATAAATTAGATAGTCcaaatgtaaaaaataaacaaaatatttcaaataaaTTAGATAGTCAAAATTTAccaaataaacaaaatatgCCAAATAAATTAgttaatgaaaataaagaaaCTACACAAAACAATAAAAACGTAAATGCGAAAAAAAGTGATATTGGAACAAATGGAAAATCGAACATAGAGAAATCTAAAGACAAACAATTAACTACAAAAAACAATGACGAAAATAAGAATTCTGTAAAGAGTTCAAAGTTTAAAGACGCTTTATTAGAAGTAACCAAAGATATTGAAAATGGAATTAGTTCAGATATGCTTAATAAAAATCAAAACGGAAAACAATTAAAAAGTGaatctttaaaaaaaaatgaattagaaaataaaaatacaaaaaatatggatGGTAGTAAAAATGTATTTGAAAAAGAGAATGATCTAAAAACAGAATCAAAAAGAAATCTTAATATATCACAAGAAAGTGGTTTAGATTATACAGATGAATATAATGGAGAGTTTAATAAAGAGTATGATAGTTATTCTGATATAGGTTCCACAACTATGGAATACGATGAATATTACAATGAAAGTTACAATTCTGATgattatgatgataattatgTAGGAAATCCAATGAAATTATTTACAAGTGatataatgaataattatggaaatattaaaagtgGATTAAAACATAATACGAATAAAATTGCAAAGACTGTGTTAAAAGGTATAGATGATGAAGAGTCATCTGTTAAAGAGAAGAAtgaaaataagaataaaaaaaaaaaagataaaattgTAATTGATAAGGATGATACATCTGATAATGTTTCTTTGAATTCAACGGATCCagaattatattataataatgatgattatTATGGAAATGGTAGCTATTATGATAGTGATATGTACAGCAATAGCGATGATTCTGAAAGTGGTGATGATAATCCTATTACAGTTCTCGCATCAGAAATAGTTGATGCGTGTGGAAATATAAAAGGGGGTGCATTAAAAGTTAAAGATATGATTACTGAAGGAGGACCACAACTTTTAGATCTGACAGCAAATGTTGTGGGGACCAAGACAAAAGATGGATTTAACAAAGTAAAAGAAATTGTTACTAAGAAATGTGGCCTCGATGTAGAATCGGATATCGATTTAGAGACTGAAACAAATCCATTGAAATGGCATCAAGTAATAAGAAACAAATATAGAAAGTTGCATTTTGGATGGAagttatttttaaatattgGACCTCCAGCTGCATTAGGAATTATAGGGATTTTAGTCGCTACAGTGGGATCAGGTGGGGGACTATCTGCATTAGCATTTGTACCCATGGCAGcaattcttttttttcaggTTTATAGattaacaaaaaaacattattataataagaaaaaagtAGGTATTAAAAAACTATTGTag
- a CDS encoding lysophospholipase, putative, with product MMTKNDITIDESNKCIFRASSFYNKDGLLIKSYSWEVREHLGIIILVHGLASHIRFGFLKQNAKIVNNDHAVLIDGDNYFLYEDSWVEKLNKSGYSVYGLDLQGHGESDGYQNLKLHIKDYDDYIYDLIDFIKSVYQSMISKKEEKKMYITDNGIIETVPIYLVGYSMGANIILRALQLLNKSNDNLISKLNIKGFISLAGMISIKYTGSIDSFKYKYLFLPIIKMLSYVFPTYRLHKKNRGFKRFPYINDLMNFDKLRYKKGMTNKLAYEVIKSVYILKKYINDIPQNIPILFIHSRHDSVCAYEEVLSFYNNLYNTNKEMYTLENMDHVVTLEPENEQALNKMLTWIKKCE from the coding sequence ATGATGACGAAAAATGATATAACCATTGATGAGAGTAATAAATGCATTTTCCGAGCTTCTagtttttataataaagatggtttattaataaaaagttATTCATGGGAAGTTAGGGAACATTTAGGtatcataatattagtACATGGGTTAGCTTCTCATATAAGATTTGgttttttaaaacaaaatgcAAAGATTGTAAATAATGATCATGCTGTTTTAATTGATGGagataattattttttatatgaagaTAGTTGGGTTGAGAAATTGAACAAAAGTGGTTATTCTGTATATGGTTTGGATTTACAAGGACATGGAGAATCTGATGGATATCAGAATTTAAAATTACATATTAAAGATTatgatgattatatatatgatttaatagattttattaaaagtGTTTATCAATCAATGATTTcgaaaaaagaagaaaaaaaaatgtatataacAGATAACGGTATTATAGAAACAGTTCCTATATATTTAGTGGGTTATTCAATGGGAGcaaatataattttaagaGCCTTacaattattaaataaatcaaaTGATAATCTTATTAGCAagttaaatataaaaggaTTTATTTCTTTAGCTGGAATGATATCTATTAAGTATACTGGATCCATTGattcatttaaatataaatatctCTTTTTAccaataataaaaatgttatcTTATGTATTTCCAACTTATAGATTACATAAGAAAAATAGAGGTTTCAAAAGATTTccatatattaatgatcTTATGAATTTTGATAAAttaagatataaaaaaggtATGACAAATAAACTTGCATATGAAGTAATAAAATCAGTGTAtatcttaaaaaaatatataaatgatattCCTCAGAATATTcctatattatttatacattcAAGACATGATTCGGTTTGTGCATATGAGGAAgttttatcattttataataatttatataatactaATAAAGAAATGTATACATTAGAAAATATGGATCATGTTGTAACATTAGAGCCCGAAAACGAACAAGCTctaaataaaatgttaacttggataaaaaaatgtgaatga
- a CDS encoding lysophospholipase, putative, producing MTESNIINDENTKDRALVSTFCNKDGLRIKSYSWIVKKALGIIILIHGLASHLRFGFLNKNAKIVSNDHAVLIDGDNYFLYEGSWVEKLNKSGYSVYGIDLQGHGESDGYQNLKLHIKDYDDYIHDLIDFIRRVKESSILESERTSNTLDNEKIETLENPPIYLAGFSMGANIMLRAMELLNNTNDDLITKGSIKGLISLSGMFSIKAVGSPDSFKYKYFFSPVMNLMSSIGPTDRISKSKKSYERCPYINDLISFDKVRYDGTITKNLAYGLMKSVDTLNKNMDGIPKDIPILFIHSKMDNICTYEDALLFFNKLNNTNKEIYTLENMSHVITLEKGNEKPLNKTIEWIQHTQDKEEEEKKKKKRQKEKEMK from the coding sequence atGACAGAaagtaatattattaatgatGAGAATACTAAAGACAGAGCCTTAGTTTCTACCTTTTGTAACAAAGATGGTTTACGTATAAAAAGTTATTCTTGGATAGTGAAAAAAGCTTTAGgtatcataatattaatacatgGGTTAGCTTCTCATTTAAGGTTTGGAtttttaaacaaaaatgCAAAGATTGTAAGTAATGATCATGCTGTTTTAATTGATGGagataattattttttatatgaagGAAGTTGGGTTGAGAAATTGAACAAAAGTGGTTATTCTGTATATGGTATTGATTTACAAGGTCATGGAGAATCTGATGGATATCAGAATTTAAAACTACATATTAAAGATTATGATGATTATATACATGATTTAATAGATTTTATTAGAAGAGTTAAAGAATCAAGTATTTTAGAATCTGAAAGAACAAGTAACACATTAGATAACGAAAAAATTGAGACTTTGGAAAACCCTCCAATATATTTAGCAGGTTTTTCTATGGGTGCAAATATTATGTTAAGAGCTATggaattattaaataatacaaatgatGATTTAATTACTAAAGGAAGTATAAAAGGACTTATATCACTATCTGGAATGTTTTCTATTAAGGCAGTTGGATCACCTgattcttttaaatataaatattttttttctccaGTTATGAATTTAATGTCTTCTATAGGTCCAACTGATAGAATAAGTAAGAGTAAGAAAAGTTACGAACGTTGCccatatattaatgatcTTATATCTTTTGATAAAGTGAGATATGATGGGACCATAACAAAGAACCTTGCCTATGGTTTAATGAAATCAGTGGAtacattaaataaaaatatggatGGAATTCCTAAAGATATTcctattttatttatacattcAAAAATGGATAATATATGCACATATGAAGATGCATTActcttttttaataaattaaataatacaaataaagaaatttaTACTTTAGAAAATATGAGTCATGTTATAACACTCGAAAAAGGAAATGAAAAACCTCTAAATAAAACGATTGAATGGATACAGCATACACAAGATAAggaagaagaagaaaaaaaaaaaaaaaagagacaaaaagaaaaagaaatgaaatga
- a CDS encoding putative exported protein (Plasmodium exported protein, unknown function), with the protein MKKRNVSKNRYSSYMSFLCLLIRCLILCYLCRLIRNKYSILRTCDVRNSRILSGPPKNVFFGSCNTNNIINDLEENLRDEWDIAVDNILRGDDTSTFHGNTSSSENSNYLSINVIHGIHRGDDTNIIEENYVASVAEIVESLHDSVEIDHTDNIDNINSMNNGQNEDVDYCDLSTCTTESSLSNNNSENYNASLNCSDDNVNAEISSDHSRNVERIQNTYNLFIVRPNTCQNSYPLMINVFNEYGEPCDGYPNIRNTVDQYEMEYIRHQSREDMNTLYEYTLIRLPSYNENKYMCSLDEDILYERNFLEDFELLKNKSYDMFIDIHFRLRKGIQCTDRLSIFSFDNNYGYGYYYNNNFSTDGEQNNSRDMHREQSSLNQDVQDSVSRGNGNYTSENKGRGRESTNICMNDRCPYDYYNIFDRGYSGNIENVLDHSEKEVDHSKSDINKDKDKKENKKNDNTEGEEESKEKNKEENKDNNKEENKDNNKEEYKDNIKEVCEDSTGDKKEGNEHELNNRSGNEIEVYNRTDTIFDNNEQNENEIMGTTSDMIPTELNVPSDRYDIDSLYLWSDMSSESTINYNDLPNLVHTQIQESSDTSVDMEIVPPYMPDLIITESPTNTSGTDTSIEIPPYYYRREQINDTIESPVTDYDDLYSSTDSYETSLLDVSSSSVECEESDVSATTSESDEGVVSLTTSESDEGVVSLTTSESVCIISATISDCEDTPITSYSESSEPPIHNRQQEESQYNNSVSKIDKDSNFRAYHVEIIYTDMDVNLLHHFIDYNGYKDTQRRKNLDSLLKALENLPKKDKSLNVWKYGLKVSLAIIEYVSNEIFALAEVIRDDFECNRGDCKNDGCKWCMAQSKFKIDILTLNFFMGSKRSNPNLSYKYLTCKEFILTRFKKLVYDSIDAIETYIAIVECFLSESIFDRIKDT; encoded by the exons atgaagaagagGAACGTTTCAAAAAATCGTTATTCCTCATATATGTCTTTTCTATGTTTACTGATCCGCTGTTTAATCCTTTGT TATTTATGTCGActtataagaaataaatattccATTTTGAGAACATGTGATGTGAGAAATTCTAGAATTTTATCTGGTCCTCCcaaaaatgttttttttggaTCATGTAAtactaataatataataaatgatcTGGAAGAAAATTTGAGGGATGAATGGGATATCGCAGtagataatattttaagaGGCGATGACACTAGTACATTCCATGGGAATACTAGTAGTTCAGAGAATAGTAATTATTTATCGATAAATGTAATTCATGGTATTCATAGAGGTGATgatacaaatataattgAAGAAAATTATGTAGCTTCTGTAGCTGAAATAGTTGAGAGTTTACATGATTCTGTTGAAATTGATCATACTgataatattgataatattaatagtatGAATAATGGCCAAAATGAGGATGTTGATTATTGTGATCTCTCAACATGCACTACAGAAAGTTCattatcaaataataatagtgaaaattataatgcTTCACTCAATTGTAGCGATGATAACGTGAATGCAGAAATTTCAAGTGATCATTCTAGGAATGTAGAAAGGATTCAAAATACgtataatttatttattgtacGTCCTAATACATGTCAGAATTCATATCCGTTAATGataaatgtatttaatGAATATGGGGAGCCTTGTGATGGTTATCCTAATATTAGGAATACTGTAGACCAATATGAAATGGAATATATAAGGCATCAATCTAGAGAAGATATGAATACACTTTATGAATATACCTTAATTCGTTTGCCTAgttataatgaaaataaatatatgtgttcTCTAGatgaagatatattatacgAAAGAAACTTTCTGGAAGACtttgaattattaaaaaacaaatcTTATGATATGTTTATAGATATTCATTTTAGGTTACGTAAAGGAATACAATGTACAGATAGGTTatctattttttcttttgataataattatggttatggttattattacaataataatttcaGTACAGATGGTGAGCAAAACAATAGTAGGGATATGCATAGAGAACAGTCTAGTTTAAATCAAGATGTACAGGATTCTGTTTCACGTGGAAATGGAAACTATACATCTGAAAATAAGGGAAGAGGTAGAGAAAGTACTAATATTTGTATGAATGATCGTTGCCCTTATGATtactataatatatttgatagAGGTTATAGTGGAAACATAGAAAACGTATTAGATCATAGTGAAAAGGAGGTGGATCACTCTAAAAgtgatataaataaagataaggataaaaaggaaaacaagaaaaatgataatactGAAGGTGAAGAGGAAAGTAAAGAGAAAAATAAGGaggaaaataaagataacAATAAGGaggaaaataaagataacAATAAGGAGGAATATAAAGATAACATTAAGGAGGTTTGTGAGGATAGTACTGGAGATAAAAAGGAAGGTAATGAACatgaattaaataatagGAGTGGTAATGAAATCGAAGTATATAATAGAACGGATACTAtatttgataataatgaacaaaatgaaaatgaaataatgGGGACAACATCAGATATGATTCCAACTGAATTAAATGTGCCTTCTGATAGGTATGATATAGATAGTTTGTACTTATGGTCCGATATGTCTTCAGAATCTACTATCAATTATAATGATCTTCCTAATTTGGTACATACACAAATTCAAGAATCGAGTGATACAAGTGTGGATATGGAGATTGTTCCACCATATATGCCAGATTTAATTATAACGGAATCACCCACTAATACAAGCGGAACGGATACTTCGATCGAGATTCCTCCATATTACTATAGAAGAGAACAAATAAACGATACTATAGAAAGTCCTGTTACTGATTATGATGATCTTTATTCATCTACTGATTCATATGAAACGTCTTTATTGGATGTATCATCTTCTTCTGTTGAATGTGAAGAAAGTGATGTATCTGCGACTACTAGTGAATCTGATGAAGGTGTTGTGTCTCTGACTACTAGTGAATCTGATGAAGGTGTTGTGTCTCTGACTACTAGTGAATCTGTATGTATTATATCTGCGACTATTAGTGATTGTGAAGATACACCTATAACTTCTTATAGTGAAAGTTCTGAACCTCCCATACATAATAGGCAACAGGAGGAATcacaatataataatagtgTTTCTAAAATAGATAAAGATTCAAACTTTAGAGCGTATCATGttgaaataatatacacTGATATGGATGTTAATTTGTTACATCATTTTATAGATTATAATGGTTATAAAGATACACAGAGACGAAAGAATTTAGATTCTCTTTTGAAAGCGTTAGAAAATTTACCAAAGAAGGACAAGTCGTTAAATGTGTGGAAGTACGGACTTAAAGTATCATTAGCAATTATAGAATATGTTTCTAACGAAATTTTTGCTTTGGCAGAAGTCATAAGAGATGACTTCGAATGTAATAGGGGTGACTGTAAAAATGATGGTTGTAAATGGTGTATGGCACAAAGTAAGTTCaaaatagatatattaacgttgaatttttttatggGTTCTAAACGATCGAATCCAAATTTgtcatataaatatttaactTGTAAGGAATTTATACTTACACGCTTCAAAAAATTAGTATATGATTCGATAGATGCTATTGAAACATATATTGCTATTGTAGAATGTTTCCTTTCGGAAAGTATATTTGATAGAATTAAAGATACTTAG
- a CDS encoding putative exported protein (Plasmodium exported protein, unknown function) — protein MIYFNNRKLFLFITFWILYLKNKTYFGRWEFKNIYKLMYTECIHRRILLEFDSENSNVNGKMKFNYSSHEIKENEENADRENIYQIINETMEKFDTWKYASSERNANNEYVDLKKNKTISKLYDKFSILEIKNKIFKKIMNYLNKKYKQIYYKQKIKEIFHKVMKDKKKKIYSLPKGLRYAAIGIVMIISFILILKVLYLSKSAFGVTTIPLSIATLLYGKCVVTTINNPAVFIFITVTIIILFILLMFLLYKIFIQNKYEDDLYDEELE, from the exons atgatatacTTTAATAACAGAAAgctttttttatttattactttttGGATATTATACCTAAAAAATAAG acATATTTTGGAAGATGggaatttaaaaatatatacaaattaaTGTATACAGAATGTATACATAGAAGAATACTATTAGAATTTGATTCAGAAAATTCCAATGTTAATGGTAAAATGAAATTCAATTATTCAAGTCatgaaataaaagaaaatgaagaaaatgcTGATAGggaaaatatttatcaaaTAATCAACGAAACAATGGAAAAATTTGACACATGGAAATATGCATCTAGTGAAAGAAACGCAAACAATGAATATGTTgatttgaaaaaaaataaaactatttcaaaattatatgataaattttCCATTCTtgaaataaagaataagatattcaaaaaaattatgaactatttaaataaaaaatacaaacaaatttattataaacaaaaaataaaagaaatattcCATAAGGTGATGAAagataaaaagaaaaaaatatattccCTTCCTAAAGGATTACGATATGCAGCAATAGGTATTGTAATGATAATTTCGTTTATACTTATTCTTAAAGTACTCTATCTTTCTAAATCTGCTTTTGGAGTTACAACTATTCCCTTATCCATAGCTACTTTATTGTATGGTAAATGTGTTGTTACAACAATAAATAATCCGGCAGtttttatcttcattaccgttactataattattttatttattctactaatgtttttattatataaaatttttattcaaaataaatatgaagaCGACTTATATGATGAAGAACTCGAATAA
- a CDS encoding exported protein (hyp6) yields the protein MDKHNCYVFIRRKIKFFIQILLSLSPNTYDNIYITQNRILTESYSNNNKSLKTSHINKNTKRNEIKYDKDINNLNTHFQSHNNISTENDNVESLLGENHEEMKEINKRNEKTFFKSDLYLIDCLDNIYIDKLIDQNVHNKFSPIAEHVMENSVFLSHTCSIFTVIPILTYIIKRFDFLER from the exons ATGGATAAGCATAATTgttatgtatttataagaaggaaaataaaattcttcatacaaatattattg TCATTATCACCTAATacatatgataatatttatataacacAAAATAGAATCCTTACAGAATCATacagtaataataataaatcattaAAAACGTCGCatataaacaaaaacacaaaaagaaatgaaataaaatatgataaagacataaataatttaaacaCACATTTTCAAtcacataataatatatcaacCGAAAATGATAACGTAGAATCTTTACTTGGAGAAAACCATGAGGAAatgaaagaaataaataaaagaaatgaaaaaacgttttttaaaagtgacttatatttaatagattgtcttgataatatatatattgataaatTAATAGATCAAAATGTTCATAATAAATTCTCACCTATAGCAGAACATGTAATGGAAAATTCAGTATTCCTGTCTCATACTTGTAGTATATTTACAGTAATACCAATActtacatatattattaaacGCTTTGATTTTTTAGAACGATAA